In the genome of Streptomyces sp. NBC_00190, one region contains:
- a CDS encoding N,N-dimethylformamidase beta subunit family domain-containing protein produces the protein MGADQIRRWESGALAHAVNDPFGQGPLPWFRGSELYFDDTGQVVPWYVDPAAAAAGTGQIPRARGTGGPRTADDVHRQIKGFSSTGAVAPGEAIDFHVTVDPPQQFSVDVYRIGHYGGDGASKITTSPRLSGIVQPTPLAADRTVSCHHWWLSWRLQVPSYWSVGAYVAVLTTADGYRSHIPFTVRDDQPADLLLLLPDITWQAYNLYPEDGRTGASLYHAWDEEGRLLGEQDAAITVSFDRPYAGAGLPLHVGHAYDFIRWAERYGYDLAYADTRDLHAGRVDPTRYRGLVFPGHDEYWSAPMRRTVERARDHGTSLVFLSANTMYWQVELGPSASGVDDRLLTCRKRRGPGRPSLWREVDRPEQQLLGIQYAGRVPEPAPLIVRNATHWLWDSTGAGENDELPGLVAGEADRYFPRTQLPEHQDRILLAHSPYLDSENHRRHQETSLYRAPSGALVFASGTFAWSPALDRPGHVDERVQRATANLLDRICKRD, from the coding sequence ATGGGAGCGGACCAGATCCGGCGTTGGGAGTCAGGTGCGCTCGCGCACGCGGTGAATGACCCCTTCGGGCAGGGCCCCCTGCCCTGGTTCCGCGGCAGCGAGCTCTACTTCGACGACACCGGCCAGGTCGTGCCCTGGTACGTGGACCCGGCCGCCGCGGCCGCCGGTACCGGCCAGATCCCCCGCGCACGTGGCACCGGCGGCCCCCGTACGGCCGACGACGTGCACCGCCAGATCAAGGGCTTCTCCTCCACCGGCGCCGTGGCCCCCGGTGAGGCCATCGACTTCCACGTCACCGTCGACCCGCCCCAGCAGTTCTCGGTCGACGTCTACCGCATCGGCCACTACGGCGGCGACGGCGCCTCAAAGATCACCACGAGTCCCCGTCTCTCCGGCATCGTGCAGCCGACCCCCCTCGCCGCCGACCGCACCGTCTCCTGCCACCACTGGTGGCTGTCCTGGCGCCTGCAGGTCCCGTCGTACTGGAGCGTCGGCGCGTACGTGGCCGTCCTCACCACCGCCGACGGCTACCGCTCCCACATCCCCTTCACGGTCCGCGACGACCAGCCCGCCGACCTCCTGCTGCTGCTCCCCGACATCACCTGGCAGGCGTACAACCTCTACCCGGAGGACGGCCGCACCGGGGCCAGCCTCTACCACGCGTGGGACGAGGAGGGCCGGCTGCTCGGAGAGCAGGACGCGGCCATCACCGTCTCCTTCGACCGCCCCTACGCGGGCGCGGGCCTGCCCCTGCACGTCGGCCACGCCTACGACTTCATCCGCTGGGCCGAGCGCTACGGCTACGACCTCGCCTACGCCGACACCCGCGACCTGCACGCCGGCCGCGTCGACCCGACCCGCTACCGCGGCCTGGTCTTCCCCGGCCACGACGAGTACTGGTCCGCCCCCATGCGCCGCACCGTCGAGCGCGCCCGCGACCACGGCACCTCGCTCGTCTTCCTTTCCGCCAACACCATGTACTGGCAGGTCGAGCTCGGCCCCTCGGCCTCAGGGGTCGACGACCGGCTCCTCACGTGCCGAAAACGCCGCGGTCCCGGCCGCCCCAGCCTGTGGCGCGAGGTCGACCGCCCGGAACAGCAGCTGCTCGGCATCCAGTACGCCGGGCGGGTCCCCGAGCCCGCGCCCCTGATCGTCCGCAATGCCACGCACTGGCTCTGGGACTCCACCGGCGCCGGCGAGAACGACGAGCTGCCCGGCCTGGTCGCGGGCGAGGCCGACCGGTACTTCCCGCGCACCCAGCTCCCCGAGCACCAGGACCGGATCCTGCTCGCGCACTCCCCGTACCTCGACAGCGAGAACCACCGCCGCCACCAGGAGACCTCGCTCTACCGGGCGCCCAGCGGCGCGCTGGTCTTCGCGTCCGGCACCTTCGCCTGGTCCCCGGCGCTCGACCGCCCCGGCCACGTCGACGAGCGCGTCCAGCGGGCCACCGCCAACCTCCTCGACCGGATCTGCAAGAGGGACTAA
- a CDS encoding VOC family protein, translated as MVEFTEGAPCWADAMFADVEAAKSFYGDVLGWTFGEASSEYGNYTQAYSDGKAVAAVVPPMPGADAPSQWCLYFASPDAAATAEKIKSAGGEVVMEPMQVGSFGTMLIAKEPSGAVFGVWQPGEHKGFEKTGEAGAYAWAELFTRDLGKVDAFLPKVFPYGAQKMESDDPEMAGMDYKIFSVGGTENPVLGRMSMGDEFPPQIPPYIQVYFAVPDCDEAVAKAKKHGGHLHFGPMDSPFGRFAALTDQQGAAFAVIDMSTTTGDMPKMSDA; from the coding sequence ATGGTTGAGTTCACCGAGGGCGCGCCGTGCTGGGCGGACGCGATGTTCGCCGACGTGGAGGCCGCGAAGAGCTTCTACGGCGATGTGCTGGGCTGGACCTTCGGCGAGGCGAGCAGCGAGTACGGCAACTACACCCAGGCGTATTCCGACGGCAAGGCGGTGGCTGCCGTGGTGCCGCCGATGCCCGGCGCGGACGCCCCCTCGCAGTGGTGCCTGTACTTCGCCTCACCCGACGCGGCGGCCACCGCCGAGAAGATCAAGTCGGCCGGCGGCGAGGTGGTGATGGAGCCGATGCAGGTCGGCAGCTTCGGCACGATGCTGATCGCGAAGGAGCCGAGCGGCGCGGTCTTCGGCGTCTGGCAGCCGGGCGAGCACAAGGGCTTCGAGAAGACCGGGGAGGCGGGCGCGTACGCCTGGGCGGAGCTCTTCACCCGTGATCTGGGCAAGGTGGATGCGTTCCTCCCGAAGGTCTTCCCGTACGGCGCCCAGAAGATGGAGTCCGATGACCCGGAGATGGCCGGGATGGACTACAAGATCTTCAGCGTCGGCGGCACGGAGAACCCGGTCCTCGGCCGGATGAGCATGGGCGACGAGTTCCCGCCCCAGATCCCCCCGTACATCCAGGTCTACTTCGCGGTCCCGGACTGCGACGAGGCGGTGGCCAAGGCGAAGAAGCACGGCGGCCACCTCCACTTCGGCCCGATGGACAGCCCCTTCGGCCGCTTCGCCGCGCTGACGGACCAGCAGGGTGCGGCGTTCGCGGTGATCGACATGTCGACGACGACGGGTGACATGCCGAAGATGTCCGACGCGTAG
- a CDS encoding DUF1059 domain-containing protein — protein MRKVMDCREYPSEVGCTLTIAGEEDEVMGAAVQHAVAVHGEADTPEFRDTLRGLLKPEVPQHT, from the coding sequence ATGCGCAAGGTCATGGACTGCAGGGAGTACCCCAGTGAGGTGGGGTGCACCCTGACCATCGCTGGTGAGGAAGACGAAGTCATGGGCGCGGCCGTCCAGCACGCCGTCGCCGTGCACGGTGAAGCGGACACGCCGGAGTTCCGCGACACGCTCCGCGGCCTGCTGAAGCCCGAGGTGCCCCAGCACACCTGA
- a CDS encoding cupin domain-containing protein, producing MTEIATRAATAEAIYDAPGSLITLLTDTAELTCNTATFDEGAAGAPVHFHTKATEFFHVTAGRLDILVDEEVQTLEAGDFIAIPPGVKHAFAPAAGHTASVFVGFTPGMGRFDYYRLLGRVNAGEATVQDIKDSSSTYDNHYAESAAWSGRRRSAEP from the coding sequence ATGACAGAGATCGCGACTCGCGCCGCCACCGCCGAAGCCATCTACGACGCCCCCGGCAGCCTCATCACGCTGCTGACGGACACCGCCGAACTCACCTGCAACACGGCCACGTTCGACGAGGGCGCGGCCGGGGCCCCGGTGCACTTCCACACCAAGGCCACCGAGTTCTTCCACGTCACCGCCGGCCGGCTCGACATCCTGGTCGACGAAGAGGTCCAGACCCTCGAAGCCGGCGACTTCATCGCGATCCCGCCGGGCGTCAAGCACGCCTTCGCCCCCGCCGCCGGCCACACGGCCAGCGTCTTCGTCGGCTTCACCCCCGGCATGGGCCGCTTCGACTACTACCGCCTCCTCGGCCGGGTGAACGCGGGCGAGGCCACCGTGCAGGACATCAAGGACAGCTCCTCGACGTACGACAACCACTACGCGGAGAGCGCCGCCTGGAGCGGCCGCCGCCGCAGCGCGGAGCCGTAG
- a CDS encoding DoxX family protein has product MSTTAVVVTLVAAFMTGFSAVSVFTGAKWVVEPLAAYGVPRTWWTWLGAAKAAGAAGLVAGLFVPALGIAAAIGLALYYTGAVITVVRARSYAHIPFPLIYAAPAVAALALGF; this is encoded by the coding sequence ATGTCCACCACCGCTGTTGTCGTCACCCTCGTCGCCGCCTTCATGACCGGCTTCTCGGCGGTCTCGGTCTTCACCGGCGCCAAGTGGGTCGTCGAGCCCCTCGCCGCGTACGGCGTCCCGCGCACCTGGTGGACCTGGCTCGGCGCGGCCAAGGCCGCCGGAGCCGCAGGTCTGGTCGCGGGCCTCTTCGTCCCCGCCCTCGGCATCGCCGCCGCCATCGGCCTCGCCCTCTACTACACCGGGGCCGTCATCACCGTCGTCCGGGCCCGCTCGTACGCACACATCCCCTTCCCCCTCATCTACGCCGCCCCGGCCGTCGCCGCCCTCGCCCTCGGCTTCTGA
- a CDS encoding HhH-GPD-type base excision DNA repair protein — MDKDITIRLAQQPEADALLGRSPLAALVGMLLDQQVPMEWAFSGPWTVAQRLGSDDLDAHAIAAYDPEAFAALLSQKPAVHRYPGSMAKRIQQLCAYLVEHYDGDAAAVWADATTGEELLRRLKELPGFGEQKAQIFLALLGKRFGVRPKGWREAAGGYGQANVYRSAADITGPESLAKVRAHKQEMKAAAKAAKASGGS, encoded by the coding sequence ATGGACAAGGACATCACCATCCGGCTGGCCCAGCAGCCGGAGGCCGACGCGCTGCTCGGCCGGAGCCCGCTCGCCGCGCTCGTCGGAATGCTGCTGGACCAGCAGGTGCCGATGGAGTGGGCGTTCTCGGGGCCCTGGACGGTCGCCCAACGGCTCGGCTCCGACGACCTGGACGCGCACGCCATCGCCGCGTACGACCCGGAGGCCTTCGCCGCGCTGCTGTCGCAGAAGCCCGCCGTCCACCGGTATCCGGGGTCGATGGCGAAGCGGATCCAGCAGCTGTGCGCGTACCTGGTGGAGCACTACGACGGGGACGCCGCCGCCGTCTGGGCCGACGCCACGACCGGGGAGGAGCTGCTGCGGCGCCTCAAGGAGCTGCCGGGATTCGGCGAGCAGAAGGCGCAGATCTTCCTCGCCCTGCTGGGCAAGCGGTTCGGCGTGCGCCCGAAGGGCTGGCGGGAGGCCGCGGGCGGCTACGGACAGGCGAACGTGTACCGCTCGGCGGCCGACATCACGGGGCCCGAGTCCCTGGCCAAGGTCCGGGCGCACAAACAGGAGATGAAGGCCGCGGCCAAGGCGGCGAAGGCCTCCGGCGGCTCGTGA
- a CDS encoding helix-turn-helix domain-containing protein encodes MAFQHFNAPSRATYGVQHANVRQTRNFTVVSNGLIRHPHLSMNARALASYIQSVPPGTPVGIKALARQLPLGETAIGKALRELEAYGYLRRLQEQLPDGRIVTRTVFYNEPRAATHESAAAPADPEPEPDPDPEPEPEPEPEPDPEPAPSASPKHRAAAVPAPRNPDNPARRQLAEELLAELRRVDPRLLLGERDIQRLAGGVEAWLERGATHQAVTSALAANLPDHPRSPAGLIAHRLTTQLPPLLAPLARREPFVPPDPFQTCETCDLAFRSPAPGTCNGCRTYAGEAV; translated from the coding sequence ATGGCTTTCCAGCACTTTAACGCGCCCTCGCGCGCCACGTACGGCGTTCAACACGCCAACGTCCGGCAGACCCGCAATTTCACCGTGGTCAGCAACGGCCTGATCCGGCACCCGCACCTGTCGATGAACGCGCGGGCCCTCGCCTCGTACATCCAGTCCGTGCCCCCCGGCACCCCGGTCGGCATCAAAGCCCTGGCCAGGCAGCTGCCGCTCGGGGAGACCGCAATCGGCAAGGCGCTGCGCGAGCTGGAGGCGTACGGGTACCTGCGGCGGCTCCAGGAGCAGCTCCCGGACGGGCGGATCGTCACCCGTACGGTGTTCTACAACGAGCCGAGGGCAGCCACCCACGAGTCCGCAGCGGCCCCCGCGGACCCGGAGCCCGAACCGGACCCAGACCCGGAGCCGGAACCCGAACCGGAGCCGGAACCGGACCCCGAACCGGCGCCCTCTGCGTCCCCGAAGCACCGGGCGGCGGCCGTCCCTGCGCCCCGCAACCCGGACAACCCGGCCCGTCGGCAGCTGGCAGAGGAGCTCCTGGCCGAACTCCGCCGGGTCGATCCGCGCCTGCTCCTCGGCGAGCGGGACATCCAACGCCTCGCCGGCGGCGTCGAGGCCTGGCTGGAGCGCGGCGCCACCCATCAGGCGGTGACCAGCGCCCTTGCGGCGAACCTCCCGGACCACCCCCGCAGCCCGGCCGGCCTGATCGCCCACCGCCTGACGACCCAGCTCCCCCCGCTCCTGGCACCCCTGGCCCGCAGAGAGCCCTTCGTCCCGCCGGACCCCTTCCAGACCTGCGAGACGTGCGACCTCGCCTTCCGCAGCCCGGCCCCCGGCACGTGCAACGGCTGCCGGACATACGCGGGAGAAGCGGTCTGA
- a CDS encoding helix-turn-helix domain-containing protein yields MGVDGDGTEGHSWSVDPEDEQGAAVVAALGRQMRARREALGMRVGDLAAAIQYGEALIYKVEGGKRIAKPEYLDKVDDALKAGGLIRAMAEDLGRVRYPKKVRELAKMEALAVEVGAFTIQGLHGLLQTEDYARALFEMRQPAYSRDEVERGVAGRLARRSIFGRVPAPTLGFVQEEASLRRPIGGTMVMRGQLERLLELMELRNVTLQVLPMDREAHAGMEGRIELLKFADSTAVGRSEGAFNGRPVSDLKRLRTLDLRYGMLRAQALTPWESRAFIEQLLGDT; encoded by the coding sequence ATGGGCGTGGACGGTGACGGTACGGAAGGACACAGCTGGTCCGTGGACCCCGAGGACGAGCAGGGCGCGGCGGTGGTCGCGGCGCTCGGCCGCCAGATGCGGGCGCGGCGCGAGGCGCTGGGGATGCGGGTCGGCGACCTGGCGGCGGCGATCCAGTACGGCGAGGCCCTGATCTACAAGGTCGAGGGCGGCAAGCGGATCGCCAAGCCGGAGTACTTGGACAAGGTGGACGACGCGCTGAAGGCCGGAGGCCTGATCCGGGCGATGGCGGAGGACCTGGGGCGGGTCCGGTACCCGAAGAAGGTCCGGGAGCTCGCGAAGATGGAGGCCCTGGCCGTCGAGGTCGGCGCCTTCACCATCCAGGGCCTGCATGGTCTCCTGCAGACCGAGGACTATGCGCGTGCGCTGTTCGAGATGAGGCAGCCCGCCTACTCGCGCGACGAAGTGGAGCGCGGAGTCGCCGGGCGCCTGGCCCGCAGGTCGATCTTCGGGCGGGTGCCTGCGCCGACGCTCGGGTTCGTCCAAGAAGAGGCCAGCCTTCGCCGTCCGATCGGGGGCACAATGGTCATGCGTGGACAGCTCGAACGACTATTGGAACTGATGGAGTTGCGGAACGTGACTCTTCAGGTTCTGCCAATGGACCGTGAGGCCCACGCGGGGATGGAAGGTCGGATCGAGCTGCTGAAGTTCGCTGACAGTACGGCGGTGGGACGCTCCGAAGGAGCATTCAACGGACGCCCTGTATCCGACTTGAAGCGGCTCCGGACCCTTGACCTGCGGTATGGCATGCTCCGGGCCCAGGCTCTGACGCCCTGGGAGTCGCGCGCCTTTATCGAGCAACTGCTGGGAGACACATGA
- the purD gene encoding phosphoribosylamine--glycine ligase: protein MKVLVIGGGAREHALCRSLSLDPDVSALYCAPGNAGIAEVAELRPVDALDGDAVTALATELGADLVVVGPEAPLVAGVGDAVRAAGIPVFGPSGEAAQLEGSKAFAKDVMAAAGVPTARSYVCTTPEEVDAALDAFGAPYVVKDDGLAAGKGVVVTEDRAAARAHALACDRVVIEEYLDGPEVSLFAITDGVTVVPLQPAQDFKRALDGDEGPNTGGMGAYSPLPWADPKLVDEVMELVLQPTVDELRRRGTPFSGLLYAGLAITSRGTRVIEFNARFGDPETQVVLARLRTPLASVLLNAANGTLDAEPPLSWREDAAVTVVIASYNYPETPRTGDVIEGLADVAAEDGPDAYVLHAGTRREGDAVVSAGGRVLSVTATGSDLAQAREKAYKAVARIRLDGSQHRTDIAAKAAEGR from the coding sequence GTGAAGGTCCTCGTCATCGGCGGCGGCGCCCGCGAACACGCCCTGTGCCGCTCTCTGTCCCTCGACCCCGACGTCTCCGCGCTGTACTGCGCTCCCGGCAACGCCGGCATCGCCGAGGTGGCCGAGCTCCGCCCGGTCGACGCCCTCGACGGCGACGCCGTCACCGCTCTCGCCACCGAACTCGGCGCCGACCTGGTCGTCGTCGGCCCGGAGGCCCCGCTGGTCGCCGGGGTCGGCGACGCCGTGCGCGCCGCCGGCATCCCCGTCTTCGGCCCGTCCGGCGAGGCGGCCCAGCTGGAGGGCTCCAAGGCCTTCGCCAAGGACGTGATGGCCGCGGCCGGGGTCCCGACCGCGCGCAGCTACGTGTGCACCACCCCGGAAGAGGTGGACGCCGCCCTCGACGCCTTCGGCGCCCCGTACGTCGTCAAGGACGACGGCCTCGCGGCCGGCAAGGGCGTCGTGGTCACCGAGGACCGCGCCGCGGCCCGCGCCCACGCCCTCGCCTGCGACCGGGTGGTCATCGAGGAGTACCTCGACGGTCCCGAGGTCTCGCTCTTCGCCATCACCGACGGCGTCACCGTCGTCCCGCTCCAGCCCGCGCAGGACTTCAAGCGGGCCCTGGACGGCGACGAGGGCCCCAACACCGGCGGCATGGGCGCGTACTCCCCGCTGCCCTGGGCCGACCCCAAGCTGGTCGACGAGGTCATGGAGCTGGTCCTCCAGCCGACCGTGGACGAGCTGCGCCGCCGCGGCACCCCCTTCTCCGGGCTGCTCTACGCGGGCCTCGCCATCACCAGCCGCGGGACCCGGGTGATCGAGTTCAACGCCCGCTTCGGCGACCCGGAGACCCAGGTGGTCCTGGCCCGGCTGCGCACCCCGCTCGCGAGCGTGCTGCTGAACGCCGCCAACGGCACCCTGGACGCCGAGCCGCCGCTGAGCTGGCGCGAGGACGCGGCCGTCACGGTGGTCATCGCCTCGTACAACTACCCCGAGACCCCGCGCACCGGCGACGTGATCGAGGGCCTGGCCGACGTGGCCGCCGAGGACGGACCCGACGCGTACGTGCTGCACGCCGGGACCCGGCGCGAGGGCGACGCGGTCGTCAGCGCGGGCGGCCGCGTGCTGTCGGTGACGGCGACCGGTTCCGATCTGGCGCAGGCCCGCGAGAAGGCGTACAAGGCGGTGGCGCGGATCCGGCTGGACGGCTCGCAGCACCGCACGGACATCGCCGCCAAGGCGGCCGAAGGACGCTGA
- a CDS encoding PIN domain-containing protein has translation MIYLLDTNVVAEITTRPKPAPAVVAWARSVPSPALYLSVITVAEIEAGIEGTPDPVRRTAFERALTDIRDQYRDRIAAVGEREAFAYLALPEAQECRNQHRSSRCADRRHRPGKRLDAGESQHQASGAIRRTPAEPLGVRGIGHRGRNARNVGLRGA, from the coding sequence GTGATCTATCTGCTCGACACCAATGTGGTCGCCGAGATCACCACCCGGCCGAAGCCTGCCCCGGCCGTCGTCGCCTGGGCTCGCTCGGTTCCGTCTCCTGCCCTCTACCTGAGCGTCATCACGGTCGCGGAGATCGAAGCAGGCATTGAGGGAACACCTGATCCGGTGCGGCGTACGGCTTTCGAGCGGGCGCTCACGGACATCCGCGATCAGTACCGTGACCGGATCGCCGCCGTCGGCGAGCGGGAGGCATTCGCCTACCTCGCTCTACCGGAGGCTCAAGAGTGCCGGAACCAGCATCGATCCTCCCGATGCGCTGATCGCCGCCACCGCCCTGGCAAACGGCTGGACGCTGGTGAGTCGCAACATCAAGCATCTGGCGCGATCAGGCGCACTCCTGCTGAACCCTTGGGAGTACGAGGGATAGGCCATCGAGGCCGGAACGCACGGAATGTCGGGCTGCGAGGCGCATAG
- a CDS encoding TOBE domain-containing protein: MTHDTPQRQPQRRAAQIAGTVTAVTTGEAMATVRLDGGQDIIAAITEDAVEALGLSVGSSVVALIKATEISLVTA; the protein is encoded by the coding sequence CTGACACATGACACCCCGCAGCGGCAGCCGCAGCGGCGAGCCGCTCAGATCGCCGGTACCGTCACCGCCGTCACCACCGGCGAGGCCATGGCCACGGTCCGGCTGGACGGCGGCCAGGACATCATCGCCGCCATCACGGAGGACGCCGTCGAGGCGCTCGGCCTGTCCGTCGGCTCCTCCGTGGTCGCGCTGATCAAGGCCACCGAGATCTCGCTCGTGACCGCATAG
- a CDS encoding DUF397 domain-containing protein has translation MIHKVELDWFKSSYSSSSDINDCIEVAACPEAVRVRDSKVLDGPQLALTPQAWAGFVSYAREA, from the coding sequence ATGATCCACAAGGTCGAGCTGGACTGGTTCAAGAGCAGTTACAGCAGCAGCAGCGACATCAACGACTGCATCGAGGTGGCGGCCTGTCCCGAGGCCGTGCGCGTGCGGGACTCCAAGGTCCTCGACGGGCCCCAGCTCGCCCTCACCCCCCAGGCCTGGGCGGGCTTCGTCTCGTACGCACGCGAGGCCTAG
- a CDS encoding DNA polymerase III subunit gamma and tau: MSSLALYRRYRPESFAEVIGQEHVTAPLMQALRNNRVNHAYLFSGPRGCGKTTSARILARCLNCEQGPTPTPCGECQSCRDLARNGPGSIDVIEIDAASHGGVDDARDLREKAFFGPASSRYKIYIIDEAHMVTSAGFNALLKVVEEPPEHLKFIFATTEPEKVIGTIRSRTHHYPFRLVPPGTLRDYLGEVCGREGAKVEDGVLPLVVRAGAGSVRDSMSVMDQLLAGAADDGVTYAMATSLLGYTEGSLLDSVIDAFAAGDGAAAFEVVDRVVEGGNDPRRFVADLLERLRDLVILAAVPDAAEKGLIDAPTDVVERMQAQASVFGAAELSRAADLVNTGLTEMRGATSPRLQLELICARVLLPAAFDDERSFQARLDRLERGGAAAFAAPPAMGYVPGPEAHAMAPAGPGGGVAAARAAVQAPAPVPAAAPVAAPEPVRAPARPEAPVQAAPAEAPAPEAPAPAPAASAPGAWPGAAQPGSGAPGAWPGAAAPAPAAQAPATPAAGAWPSAAAPGQGVPAAPAPAQQAPAAAAPAAAPSPGMAAGAGQVQAMWPGVLEAVKNRRRFTWILLSQNAQVTGFDGTTLQLGFPNVGARDNFASSGSEDVLKAVLAEQFQVNWKIDAVVGGGSPAPLQTSSYAAPAAPAPAYSPPPQAPSAPAPQQPQYQQQPPQQAASAPQPPVQQAPPVAPEDDFAEEDDPDLVESALTGHDLIVRELGATVVEEYTNE, encoded by the coding sequence GTGTCGTCCCTTGCGCTGTACCGCCGCTATCGCCCCGAGTCGTTCGCCGAGGTCATCGGGCAGGAGCATGTCACTGCCCCGCTGATGCAGGCCCTGCGGAACAACCGGGTCAATCACGCGTACCTGTTCAGCGGGCCGCGCGGGTGTGGAAAGACGACCAGCGCGCGCATCCTCGCCCGCTGCCTGAACTGTGAGCAGGGTCCCACCCCGACCCCGTGCGGGGAGTGCCAGTCCTGCCGTGACCTGGCCAGGAACGGGCCGGGGTCCATCGACGTCATCGAGATCGACGCCGCCTCCCACGGTGGTGTGGACGACGCCCGTGACCTGCGGGAGAAGGCCTTCTTCGGGCCCGCCTCCAGCCGCTACAAGATCTACATCATCGACGAGGCCCACATGGTCACCTCGGCGGGCTTCAACGCCCTGCTGAAGGTGGTCGAGGAGCCGCCGGAGCACCTCAAGTTCATCTTCGCCACCACGGAGCCGGAGAAGGTGATCGGGACCATCCGGTCCAGGACGCACCACTACCCCTTCCGGCTGGTTCCGCCCGGCACCCTGCGGGACTACCTGGGCGAGGTCTGCGGGCGCGAGGGCGCCAAGGTCGAGGACGGCGTGCTGCCGCTCGTCGTGCGCGCCGGTGCCGGGTCCGTGCGTGACTCGATGTCCGTGATGGACCAGCTGCTCGCCGGCGCCGCCGACGACGGTGTGACATACGCCATGGCCACCTCGTTGCTCGGGTACACCGAGGGGTCGCTGCTCGACTCCGTGATCGACGCCTTCGCCGCCGGTGACGGGGCCGCCGCCTTCGAGGTCGTCGACCGGGTCGTCGAGGGCGGGAACGACCCGCGCCGGTTCGTCGCAGACCTGCTGGAGCGGCTGCGCGACCTGGTGATCCTGGCCGCCGTGCCCGACGCCGCGGAGAAGGGGCTGATCGACGCCCCCACCGACGTCGTGGAGCGGATGCAGGCCCAGGCGTCCGTGTTCGGGGCCGCCGAGCTGTCGCGGGCCGCCGATCTCGTCAACACCGGCCTCACCGAGATGCGCGGCGCGACCTCGCCGCGGCTGCAGCTGGAGCTCATCTGCGCCCGCGTGCTGCTGCCCGCCGCCTTCGACGACGAGCGGTCCTTCCAAGCCCGGCTCGACCGGCTGGAGCGCGGCGGGGCCGCCGCCTTCGCCGCGCCGCCCGCCATGGGCTACGTCCCGGGGCCCGAGGCGCACGCCATGGCGCCCGCCGGTCCCGGCGGGGGCGTCGCCGCCGCGCGTGCCGCCGTACAGGCCCCCGCGCCGGTTCCGGCCGCCGCGCCGGTCGCAGCCCCCGAACCGGTACGGGCTCCCGCGCGGCCGGAGGCGCCGGTTCAGGCCGCTCCCGCCGAGGCCCCCGCCCCCGAGGCCCCCGCCCCCGCCCCCGCCGCCTCCGCTCCCGGGGCCTGGCCCGGAGCCGCACAGCCCGGCAGCGGCGCCCCCGGGGCCTGGCCGGGAGCCGCCGCCCCGGCCCCGGCCGCCCAGGCCCCCGCCACCCCCGCCGCCGGTGCCTGGCCGAGCGCGGCCGCCCCCGGCCAGGGAGTCCCGGCGGCGCCCGCCCCCGCCCAGCAGGCCCCGGCCGCCGCGGCTCCCGCCGCCGCGCCCTCCCCCGGCATGGCCGCCGGAGCCGGACAGGTCCAGGCGATGTGGCCCGGCGTCCTGGAGGCCGTCAAGAACCGCCGCCGCTTCACCTGGATCCTGCTCAGCCAGAACGCCCAGGTCACCGGCTTCGACGGAACCACCCTCCAGCTCGGCTTCCCCAACGTCGGCGCCCGCGACAACTTCGCGAGCAGTGGCAGCGAGGACGTGCTCAAGGCGGTCCTGGCCGAGCAGTTCCAGGTCAACTGGAAGATCGACGCCGTCGTCGGCGGCGGCTCGCCCGCCCCGCTCCAGACGTCCTCGTACGCCGCACCGGCCGCGCCCGCCCCGGCCTACAGCCCGCCGCCCCAGGCGCCGTCCGCCCCCGCCCCGCAGCAGCCGCAGTACCAGCAGCAGCCGCCCCAGCAGGCGGCCTCCGCCCCGCAGCCCCCCGTACAGCAGGCGCCCCCGGTCGCCCCCGAGGACGACTTCGCGGAGGAGGACGATCCCGACCTCGTCGAGAGCGCCCTGACCGGACACGACCTCATCGTGCGCGAGCTCGGAGCCACCGTTGTGGAGGAATACACGAATGAGTAG